AGTCAATAATGTTGTTACATCATCTGTTAAAAATACTCTACATGCATTATGAAGTCatagtaaaatatgttttaaaatgctCAGATTATCTACGTTTTTCTCATCAAAAGCTCATGTTCTTAACTGCTTTTTTGACAGATgtttaaacatttacatttatgtcAGTCAATCTGATAAATCAGCTGACAAATCACTTTTTGTGGTTACGGATTTCCATATCGAAAACGAGATATAGAAACTGTACTGACTGAGTAAGCCGAATGTGAGTCATTTCCAGAATCATAGTAATCTGTCGTCCTGATGCGTCATCACATGTCGTTGTGGTCATAGTTCTTGGAGCCACATCATCTTGATGTCTTTGATCAGCTATGGTTCTGTATATGCGGCAGGTCCCGTTCACACACTAAAAAAAGGCTGAGATGTTACATATGAAACTTTTGAGATGGGAAAAAGCTGTACCGCTGGGTAAAATATGACACACAAACTTGAACTGTATAATCACAATCatgttttcattcataaaattaACACATGAACCTGTGTGTATCTCCTCCAGGTACACCGGTCAGTGACACAGTGTGTGAACGTTGTCCCGCTGGTCATTTCTCCAGCGGCGACTCCACCACTGAGCCATGTCAGCCCCTCAGAAACTGCTCCGATTTGGGCTTGAAGACACTGAGATGGGGCACGTCCACCTCAGACAGCCTCTGCGGCACTCAGGACAAGACGGCAATGCTGGATTGTGCTCAGCCTCACACTTTGTGCCACACTGGTGAGACATACACTCTGCAGTATAGGGTTTAATCACTAATAGGAATTGAATGGGAGGCTTTAGGACTAATGCGGCGTGGAATCAGGGTAGAGATTGTTTGTACAGTGtttacactgcacacacacacacacacacacacacacacactcacgcacatgTGATAATGTTTTTGAGCAAACCTCAATTGTCAACAACTTCAAATCAGCCAGAGCTGAATTATTTCAGACATGTGGTCATTTTCATTCCTGAAGGCAGGGGATTTCCTCGGTCAGGTTCGTTGTCCAGATTCCATTCTTTTCCAAATTTCTTGCGTGTCTGAAAACCATCACAAGAGAGAAAAGCCAAAGCGAAGGGTTGAATGGGATGTTTATGCCACTACTGTCATAATGGCCCATGATGGATCAATTACTCCGTTAACTTGTCACATCCTCAAACTACAATAACAAAGGAAAATGAGTCAATCACAGAGATACACAATATGAGCTGGTTAAGTCTTTGTTACTCAGACTTTAACTATGACAGATGCTGACAATTAATTTGAGAAGAGAAACCTAAAAAATGACACTGAATTCCCAAGCCTGAGAAACCACAGTTActgaggaacacacacacacacacacgcacgcacgcacgcacgcacgcttaCAGATGTACAGACCCTGGCACACTCGTGGCATACTGTATAACACACTTAGAAggaaacacacagagctgtTGTCCCTCAGGGAGGGTGATGCTCTCTTCAAACATTCATTAACAAATTGTCTTCCTGCGGGCTACACAACCACAGGTTGTCTGCAGCAGATCCTGGAACAGTTTAGCagttttttaactaaaaaaatGGGAAAACTGAATGCAGTTGGAATTCTAAAAGTTGCTACGTGATTTGGAGAAACCACCATGATGTCAATGTCAATTATAGAGCAAGCCACACTTAAATTATCCAGACATCAGAGAAACAAGCCTAATATCCTTTTCAAATTAAACTCAACCATACAACACTGACATCGGTTTTGGTTAACATTTCTTTAATTCACTGGTGTCCCTTGTGTTCTGCAAGGcaatcagaaaacattttcacacataCATGAATACAGTAATGCTTCATAATTGTGTGAAAGTAGCAATTTCATTTTCACAGTTTTACATAATTTTCAGTTTTGACTGTTTTGCGTAATATGAAAACCCTGTTCTTTGCAAAATGCAGGTGCCTTATAAGGAAGATGCAGGAGGCCGTGGCTTGCAGAAATGAAAGGCTTTAATGATGAAATAGAGTAGGTGTTTGTGTAGTGCAGTGTGACTCAGCAGCAAGCGCAGCTCACCTCTGTTCAGTTCAACATGCAGCTCTGGTTGCTTGGTTGCAGAGCAACACCGATGTGCTCAGTTTGTCAGACTGATGTCAATGGTGGTTAATGTGTTGACAACAGAAAGAGAGCACATCCTTGTTCCTGCTGTGGACAAATTACAAGACAAcagtctgaacacacacacagggataaaCAAATCCAGACAAATAATAGGCCAACGGGACTCTGCGGAGACCAAACCATGTGATCCGAATCTATTCTGAACATCACCTGTGTACCATGAATGAAACCTCTGTGaagaatacattttgattgacttGGTCTTCAGTCTGACTGTATAATGCGCCCACTGCTATGAAGCCATGAAGCTTTGTATTGTATGTTGTGATAATgtcaataaaaatgttttaagcCCACTCTCCCTGTCCGTCTTGCTCTAATGTATCCCAGACGTGACCTTGTGTGAGGAGGCAGTCTTCCAGTCTCTTTCCTCCCTGCGACTGTCCTCGGTGCCCCTGGAGCAGCTGTTAGAGAGTCTCCCCGGGCGTAGTGTGGATCGTAAGAGCCTGGAGAGACTGAAAAAGGCCTGCTCTCCCCAGCAGCAGGTCCTCCAGCTGCTGCGACTGTGGAGGGAGCAGAACAAAGACCAGGACAAGATGTACAGCATCAtacaaggtaaaaaaaattaatgtcAGAATGTCTTCTTCCACGCTTTCTGTTTTAGTCAGTTCTTATTCAAGTCCTGGATTTGTGTATTAATGGTTGCACCCTGTCCCTTCAGGTGTGAACCACTGTGAGAGGAAAGTCTCTCGCTGCAACGGCCTAAAAAACCTGACCCTAGGTGATCTCCTGAAGGTAACTAACAGCCTGCCGGGGGTCAGAGTTCAGCAGGAGGATGTCCGGGCCGTGGTCTCTACTTGCCTGCCCAGGCAGTACATCCTGCAGCTTCTTCACCTCTGGAAGACTGCAAACTATGACCTGGATCTAGCCAAAGGCCTGTCTCACAGTCTGAGGGTGCTACGCAGCCAGGGGGCGCCACGCCATCTGCTGAAAGTCTTGAAGAAGATCAGCCGCATCATAGGAACCACCTCAGCGCACAAGATATATGAGAAGATGTTTGTCAGCGTGCTTCACGATGAGTCCTGTTTTAAGGCTCATAAGCCATTAAATGAATAGGGATTTGGGAGGTTCAAATAGGAACATATGGTATCTATAGCATAAACAGACACTAATGCATTGTCAGAtaaagaacacacaaacacataaagacacacccTTAGTGGAGAAATGTATCTGAAAGAGTAACAGACATTTAA
The DNA window shown above is from Perca fluviatilis chromosome 7, GENO_Pfluv_1.0, whole genome shotgun sequence and carries:
- the LOC120562688 gene encoding tumor necrosis factor receptor superfamily member 11B-like isoform X2, giving the protein MKNIWRRFELFTASLSWAFQQQAVPPKYQYRDPVTSDLLLCDQCPPGTAVKRHCTAAAPTECQACPERHFAENWHWGDTCQYCTSVCKERQLVKQQCNSTHDQLCECAPGFHLVVEFCITHSTCPPGYGVTALGTPVSDTVCERCPAGHFSSGDSTTEPCQPLRNCSDLGLKTLRWGTSTSDSLCGTQDKTAMLDCAQPHTLCHTDVTLCEEAVFQSLSSLRLSSVPLEQLLESLPGRSVDRKSLERLKKACSPQQQVLQLLRLWREQNKDQDKMYSIIQGVNHCERKVSRCNGLKNLTLGDLLKVTNSLPGVRVQQEDVRAVVSTCLPRQYILQLLHLWKTANYDLDLAKGLSHSLRVLRSQGAPRHLLKVLKKISRIIGTTSAHKIYEKMFVSVLHDESCFKAHKPLNE
- the LOC120562688 gene encoding tumor necrosis factor receptor superfamily member 11B-like isoform X1, with amino-acid sequence MSARIAKSNPAMKLIVLFTASLSWAFQQQAVPPKYQYRDPVTSDLLLCDQCPPGTAVKRHCTAAAPTECQACPERHFAENWHWGDTCQYCTSVCKERQLVKQQCNSTHDQLCECAPGFHLVVEFCITHSTCPPGYGVTALGTPVSDTVCERCPAGHFSSGDSTTEPCQPLRNCSDLGLKTLRWGTSTSDSLCGTQDKTAMLDCAQPHTLCHTDVTLCEEAVFQSLSSLRLSSVPLEQLLESLPGRSVDRKSLERLKKACSPQQQVLQLLRLWREQNKDQDKMYSIIQGVNHCERKVSRCNGLKNLTLGDLLKVTNSLPGVRVQQEDVRAVVSTCLPRQYILQLLHLWKTANYDLDLAKGLSHSLRVLRSQGAPRHLLKVLKKISRIIGTTSAHKIYEKMFVSVLHDESCFKAHKPLNE